A window of Castanea sativa cultivar Marrone di Chiusa Pesio chromosome 8, ASM4071231v1 genomic DNA:
cttgaagaaaaaaaaattatgataaaaaataagtattcATTTGGTGCTTGTTTAATATGTGttttctttaaacaaaattattatcgTTTAccaaaagttctttttttttcagtattatattttaaaattaactgTTAATCtagatatatttgtttatttatttgttcattGGATATTTTCAACGTAATCAATCATTGCTTCGCTGAatcaattattcaatttttctgaAGCACTATAGACATGAAGCTTGTCAATATTCACACTGATCTGGTGGTTCCAGGTAGACAAAGGTGTTCTTCTGAGTGAAGCTCTACTTTTGCATGACAAGTGGCTTGAGGGGAAAGGGATTAAACATGCCAACTTTGCTGTAGTTACATGGTCAAATTGGGATTGTCAGGTAATGTTGGAATCTGAGTGCAGATTAAAGAGGATCCGCAAACCACCATATTTCAACAGGTAGCTGATTTGaaagttttataaaattgaaacaaaatttaacTGCTTCCTTTTCTATCAGATTGTTTGGGCTTCTTTTGAGATTAGCTTGTGCCGTCCATGCATATaatgcattatttaaaaaaattggtggtGAGATGAAATTTCTCATAATAATTAAGTGATGACATGCTAGAAATAATTTGATTTGTTGGTATCCAGAAtccttcttgtttttctttagcaTTCCAAAAGATGTCATgacttaaatattttaaaaaccaaGTGGGCTAATTTAATCGTGTGGGAAATACAATTTTATGGTTCAGTTTCATAGATGTTCAGATGCTCTCCACGAAAATGTCTTCGTCTTTATTGTAGGGATATCTGTATATAATTTCTTCAGTTCTTTTGTAGACAAGAAAACTGATAGCAAGCAAGACCCCAGCTTGTTACTCTTATACTTCATTGATAAGAGAAATATGTTTCTCACAATTTTATCTTTACAGCAACAAAAAATTCTCTCTGCTAATATTACTCTCATGTGCCCAACTGCAGTGTCTTGGTGTGAAATGGCACAATGTATAATGAAGAAGAAAggatattattttatgtaaatgCCCATGGGCACGCCACTTTTATTGAGTGTCTTGGTTGATTCTCTGAATGCAGAAGTGTATTGACTTTTTTGAATGGTGACAATCATACTGTGACTTCtcacaaaagaaagcaaaagacaATCAATATAGGATAGAAGAAGTATGAAGGAAGTGAGATTGATGTTTTCCCTCCCTAGGGAtcctgttttctttttgttttgaccATTAAAAGATGGGCATTGCAGTGAAATAGTGACAATAGGGTGCAAAAGCACCTATATGGCATACTAACATGCACTGCCATTTTTGTACAGCCTTTTCTTTGGATTATGCCAAAATTGATGTtcattcttgtttttctctcacGCTGTGGTTTTATTTGGAGAATTAGATTCTtagatatatataatacattGACAGTTGAATGAGTTTATTTTTCCTTGTTTGCATTATTGCTAGATGGATCAACCTGCGGGTCCCATTTCATGAGGTATTTGGCGCGGTTAAATGTAACCTAAAAGAGGCTGTTCAGCTGGCTGGCCTGGTATGGGAAGGCCGTGCTCACTGTGGCCTAGATGATGCTAAGAACACCGCTCGTCTGCTTGCCAATCTAATGCACCGTGGACTTAGGTTTGCCATAACTGACTCATTGATGTGGCAGTCTGCAAATTTCCCATTCCCAATGCAGCTAGATCATCAATCTGGTGTTCCTCAGCAATCCTTCAGAATTAAGCACCCATCACTGCCTTTCATCCAAGGCCATCCTTCCCAGGTTGACCCCAGCAAAGAGCGAGGCGTGTTCTGCTTTTGTGGGGTGAAACGTAGCAAACATATGATTCGAAAAGTAG
This region includes:
- the LOC142608012 gene encoding uncharacterized protein LOC142608012 isoform X3, yielding MYMIMTALEHKETMQNYSEEYMSCLWSKTLPYKLQYNRNFVEGSPQANDEISSHSGVGFTEPDRMSSQGYQPGFQFQEFQYFVVIDFEATCDKEKYPHPQEIIEFPSVIVNSMTGQLEDCFQIYVRPTCNQLLSNFCKELTGIQQAQVDKGVLLSEALLLHDKWLEGKGIKHANFAVVTWSNWDCQVMLESECRLKRIRKPPYFNRWINLRVPFHEVFGAVKCNLKEAVQLAGLVWEGRAHCGLDDAKNTARLLANLMHRGLRFAITDSLMWQSANFPFPMQLDHQSGVPQQSFRIKHPSLPFIQGHPSQVDPSKERGVFCFCGVKRSKHMIRKVEPKHGSCFFVCGNWTTTKGPRCSYFEWATSDSK